The following coding sequences are from one Lycium ferocissimum isolate CSIRO_LF1 chromosome 3, AGI_CSIRO_Lferr_CH_V1, whole genome shotgun sequence window:
- the LOC132049233 gene encoding short integuments 2, mitochondrial-like isoform X1 — protein sequence MGKKKKLKEGLRKLHLYYSEFKIQGLSKLKQREMGSGVVKKGWLGQMGFTKSGGNINWYPGHMAAATLAIRQRLKVSDLVIEVRDARIPLSSANEDLQPMLSGKRRVIALNKQDLANRNLMHSWISHFNSRKQECLPINAHSRSSVHKLLDLVEFKLKELMTREPTLLVMVVGVPNVGKSALINSIHQIALSRFPVQEKMKKARVGPLPGVTQDIAGFKIAHRPSVYVLDSPGVLVPTIPDIETGLKLALAGSVKDSVVGEERIAQYLLAVLNTRGTPLQWKHLVDRESMDLHHELENKPESIIKDLQNKGKKPMNKSKVYRVQDMVSEVQRTLCSTLSEFSGSLEDESDLEILIDHQFEALQKALKIPHKASEARIMVSKKFLTLFRTGKLGPVILDDVPDASDSVS from the exons atgggaaaaaaaaaaaaactgaaagagGGTTTAAGGAAACTCCATTTATATTACAGTGAATTCAAGATTCAGGGTTTAAGCAAATTAAAACAGAGAGAAATGGGAAGTGGAGTGGTGAAGAAAGGATGGTTAGGGCAAATGGGTTTCACAAAAAGTGGTGGAAATATCAATTGGTATCCAGGTCATATGGCTGCTGCCACACTTGCTATTCGTCAACGCCTTAAAGTATCTGATCTTGTTATTGAAGTTCGTGATGCCCGT atACCGTTGTCGTCAGCGAATGAAGACTTGCAGCCGATGCTATCCGGAAAAAGGCGTGTGATTGCCCTGAATAAGCAAGATTTGGCCAACCGCAACCTCATGCAT AGTTGGATTAGTCATTTCAATTCACGTAAACAAGAGTGCCTCCCAATAAATGCACACAGTAGAAGTTCTGTACACAAG CTTCTTGATCTGGTTGAGTTCAAACTGAAGGAGCTTATGACAAGGGAACCTACTCTCCTTGTCATGGTGGTGGGTGTTCCTAATGTTGGCAAATCGGCTTTAATCAACTCCATCCATCAAATTGCATTATCTCGATTTCCAG TGcaggagaagatgaagaaggcTAGGGTGGGGCCTTTGCCTGGTGTTACTCAAGATATTGCTGGATTCAAG ATTGCACATCGACCTAGCGTCTATGTGCTGGACTCTCCAGGAGTGTTGGTTCCAACTATTCCAGATATAGAAACCGGGCTAAAGCTGGCTCTTGCAG GGTCCGTGAAAGATTCTGTAGTTGGTGAAGAGCGAATTGCTCAATACCTATTAGCTGTTTTAAACACTCGAGGAACTCCTCTTCAGTGGAAGCACTTGGTTGACAGGGAAAGTATGGACCTTCACCATGAGTTGGAAAACAAACCTGAAAGTATTATCAAGGATCTTCAAAACAAGGGAAAGAAGCCCATGAACAAATCTAAAGTCTACCGTGTTCAg GATATGGTAAGTGAAGTCCAACGCACACTCTGCAGCACTCTCTCGGAGTTCAGTGGTAGTTTGGAAGATGAATCTGACCTGGAGATCCTAATAGACCACCAGTTTGAAGCGTTGCAGAAGGCTCTGAAGATACCTCATAAGGCTTCAGAGGCTCGGATAATGGTATCAAAGAAATTTCTTACTTTGTTTAGAACAGGGAAACTAGGTCCTGTCATCCTAGACGATGTTCCTGATGCCTCTGATTCTGTATCTTGA
- the LOC132049233 gene encoding short integuments 2, mitochondrial-like isoform X2: protein MIHIPKLLDLVEFKLKELMTREPTLLVMVVGVPNVGKSALINSIHQIALSRFPVQEKMKKARVGPLPGVTQDIAGFKIAHRPSVYVLDSPGVLVPTIPDIETGLKLALAGSVKDSVVGEERIAQYLLAVLNTRGTPLQWKHLVDRESMDLHHELENKPESIIKDLQNKGKKPMNKSKVYRVQDMVSEVQRTLCSTLSEFSGSLEDESDLEILIDHQFEALQKALKIPHKASEARIMVSKKFLTLFRTGKLGPVILDDVPDASDSVS, encoded by the exons ATGATTCATATTCCAAAGCTTCTTGATCTGGTTGAGTTCAAACTGAAGGAGCTTATGACAAGGGAACCTACTCTCCTTGTCATGGTGGTGGGTGTTCCTAATGTTGGCAAATCGGCTTTAATCAACTCCATCCATCAAATTGCATTATCTCGATTTCCAG TGcaggagaagatgaagaaggcTAGGGTGGGGCCTTTGCCTGGTGTTACTCAAGATATTGCTGGATTCAAG ATTGCACATCGACCTAGCGTCTATGTGCTGGACTCTCCAGGAGTGTTGGTTCCAACTATTCCAGATATAGAAACCGGGCTAAAGCTGGCTCTTGCAG GGTCCGTGAAAGATTCTGTAGTTGGTGAAGAGCGAATTGCTCAATACCTATTAGCTGTTTTAAACACTCGAGGAACTCCTCTTCAGTGGAAGCACTTGGTTGACAGGGAAAGTATGGACCTTCACCATGAGTTGGAAAACAAACCTGAAAGTATTATCAAGGATCTTCAAAACAAGGGAAAGAAGCCCATGAACAAATCTAAAGTCTACCGTGTTCAg GATATGGTAAGTGAAGTCCAACGCACACTCTGCAGCACTCTCTCGGAGTTCAGTGGTAGTTTGGAAGATGAATCTGACCTGGAGATCCTAATAGACCACCAGTTTGAAGCGTTGCAGAAGGCTCTGAAGATACCTCATAAGGCTTCAGAGGCTCGGATAATGGTATCAAAGAAATTTCTTACTTTGTTTAGAACAGGGAAACTAGGTCCTGTCATCCTAGACGATGTTCCTGATGCCTCTGATTCTGTATCTTGA